In Streptomyces venezuelae, the sequence CCCGCCTCCCGGGCCGTGGCCCGCCACTTGGCCAGGGACTTGGCCCCGCGGTCACCGCGCCACTGGGTGATGCAGCGCGAGGCCTGCCAGGGCACGATCGCGTCCACACCGGTCTCGGTCATCGTCTCGACGGCCAGCTCGCCCCGGTCCCCCTTGGGCAGGGCCTGGACCACTGTGATCCGGACGTCCGGCTCCGGCTCCTCCGCAATGGAGTTCAGGTCCATGACGACCAGCCGGTCCTTGCCCTCGGCAGCCTTGACCACGCCCTCCGCCCAGTGGCCGCGCCCGTCCGTGAGGACCACGTCCTCGCCCGGGTTCAGGCGTTTCACCGACACCGCGTGCCGGCCCTCCGGGCCGTCCAGGACGAACTCCGGCCCCGCGGGGACCTCTTCCACCACGAAAACCGGGGCGGTCATGACGCACTCCTCATCTGCCTTGCCTTCAACGTGCTCTGTGCCTCGACCAGTTCGGCCGTCAGCACCTCCACCAGTTCCCCCGCCGGCAGCGGCCGCGCCAGCCGGTGCCCCTGGCCCGCCCACAGGGCCATGCCCTGTGGGTCCCCGGCCGCGGCGGCGGCCTTGCGCAGCCCCGAGGTCAGGTGGTGGACCTGCGGATAGGCGGCCGGGGCGTACGGTCCGTGCTCGCGCATGAAGCGGTTCACCAGCCCTCTGGCCGGCCGGCCGGAGAAGGCCCGGGTCAGCTCGGTG encodes:
- a CDS encoding 16S rRNA (uracil(1498)-N(3))-methyltransferase, with protein sequence MTAPVFVVEEVPAGPEFVLDGPEGRHAVSVKRLNPGEDVVLTDGRGHWAEGVVKAAEGKDRLVVMDLNSIAEEPEPDVRITVVQALPKGDRGELAVETMTETGVDAIVPWQASRCITQWRGDRGAKSLAKWRATAREAGKQSRRVRFPDVAEAMTTKQVAALLAGADLAIVLHEDRDTPSGALATAELPKAGSVVLVVGPEGGVSPEELAVFAEAGAHPCRLGRSVLRTSTAGTAAVAVLLARTGRWS